From Dehalococcoidia bacterium, the proteins below share one genomic window:
- a CDS encoding IS630 family transposase, whose translation MWFMDECHFQQHGSRLAAWFPPEEKDPVIKHAPVRKKVGIIGAVRADDGTLVTCEQDKFNALTVESFLTELVKYRDEHKTMIVILDNARFHHAKALSGWLEQHSEYFRLDFLPPYSPELNPIGRVWKLTRRLCTHNQYFEQLDELRQSVFAKFREWFCPNPVLVQLCAIN comes from the coding sequence ATGTGGTTCATGGACGAATGCCATTTCCAGCAGCACGGCTCCCGGCTGGCCGCATGGTTTCCACCGGAAGAAAAAGACCCGGTGATAAAACACGCCCCGGTACGCAAAAAGGTCGGCATTATCGGGGCTGTGCGAGCAGATGACGGCACTTTGGTGACATGCGAACAGGACAAATTCAATGCTTTAACCGTTGAGTCTTTCCTAACTGAATTGGTCAAATATCGAGATGAACATAAAACCATGATTGTCATCTTGGATAACGCCAGATTTCATCATGCCAAAGCCCTTTCCGGCTGGTTGGAACAACATTCCGAATATTTTCGCTTGGATTTCCTACCACCATACAGTCCAGAACTCAATCCCATCGGGCGTGTTTGGAAGCTAACACGGCGTCTCTGTACTCATAATCAGTATTTCGAACAACTTGATGAACTGCGCCAATCTGTATTCGCAAAGTTTCGCGAGTGGTTCTGTCCAAATCCAGTTCTCGTACAATTATGCGCAATCAACTGA